The Candidatus Tanganyikabacteria bacterium DNA window CCGGTATTCCTGGTAACCATGAAGAGCCTCGACCACGCCGCCAGCGGCGGCCACCACTCCTAGCGCTCGCGCGGCGGCCGAAGGGCCTTTCACCTCACCCGCGGCAGCCGCGGCGGGGGCCGCCGCCTTCCGGGCAGCGCGAGCCTCCTCTGCCGCCTCGGCGAAGTCTTTCGGCAACCGTGCCGTCGATTTGGCCCCATCCCAGACAGACAGGTCCGCACGGTAGGCGTCGTATGGGTTGGGCTTCGCCCCGTCCCGCTCGGGCGCGGGTTCGGCGTTGGCACCCCCGGCGATCGGCCGGTGCCCCTGCCCGGCCGGGACCTTCCAGGTCAACCCAAGGTCGTCGGCTCGCTTCCGGGGCCACGGGATGAACCATCGGTCCTCCTTGACCACGGCTTCGTTCAGGCCAGCGGTACTTCCCTTCGCCGCCCCAGGTCCGTAGCCCTCGAAAACGCTGGTGCCGATCCGCAACTTCATTTTCACTCCTCCCCGCCCGAGAAACGCTCCCCGGGTTGTTATCTGGCCTTTCAAGCAATCTCAGCACCCGATCAACAATATCCAAACGACTACTTAACACAGAACGACCTGTCCGCCCGGCATACGGGGGGGCCCGACGAGCCATCGACGGCCGGGATAGGCGCAGGCTCGAACGGTTGTTCAGGTACATGGCCAGGCCTCCCCGCAGTGCCGAACGCCTTGAAGTGCTGCAGCACGACCTTGCCGGTGCCAGGCGGTCCCCGTTCCGCCAGTGGGGATCGCAAGAGCGCTCGGCTGCCCGGACTGCTGGTCGTGCCGCTTTACGACAACCTGCCCAACGGGACCACCCCATCGCCGGAGACCTGGCTGGTCTCGCTGGCCGACGAGCGCCTGGCAGGCGGCCCCTGGTGAGGTGGGATGTGCCGGACCCGGCACCACGAACTTCCGATGGAGGGACATCGACGCCTGGAGTTCCCCCCTGCGCGCCCCTTCCCGCCAAGGCTCCGGCGGTCTGGACAGCGGTTGGTCAGCAACGCCCCGGACAAGGTCGATGTGAGCCCGCGGAGCGAAGGGCCCGGGGCCCAGAGGAGAAGGATAGGCGCCAGTCGCCGGCACTCAGAAAGGGGTGTGTGATGGTGAAGCAGATTTCACAGCGGATGCCGATGGTCAACCAGGGCCGCCCGCAGGCCCCGCAGCAGCAGGATCGCAACCGCTTCCCCGGCCAGAGGCCGCAGATGGGTCGCCAGGGCAGCCCACTGGGCCGGGACCAGCTTGAACTAACCAGGCGGCCCGGACTGGACTTCGGCGAAGGCAAGCCCGGCATCGGCCTCGGCGAAGGCAAGCCCGGCCTTGGCCACGGCAGGCCCGGTGTCGGCCACCGCAAGCCCGGCGACACCGAGACCAAGCCCGAGCGCAAGCCGTTCCCCAGCGGCGATCGCCCGCAGAAGCCCGGCGACGGCGAGACCAAGCCCGAGCGCAAGCCGTTCCCCAGCGGCGATCGCCCGCAGAAGCCAGCCGACGGCGAGACCAAGCCCGAGCGCGAGCCGTTCCCCAGCGGCGATCGCCTGCAGAAGCCCGGCGACAAGAAGCCGGGCCTGCCTCCGGCAGACGCGGCGCCGGCACCCAAGATCGACGCCAACTGACCCGCAACGCCCACCTGACCCGCATATCCCGCACCCCGGACAACCGCGGGGCCCCTCGGGGCCCCGCGGTTCAGTCTTGCCGGCTCATGCCGCCAGGGCCGCCGCGCGTTGCAGCGCCTCCTCTTCGGTGTAGCGCCGCAGTTCGGGCAGCAGCAACGCGGCGAGGACCGGCAGCAGCAGGCAAGCGACGCCGCCGCTGATCACCGAGAGCGGCGCGCCGAAGAACTTCGCGACGACGCCCGCCTCGACCTCGCCCAGTTGCGGGCCGCCGATGAAGAAGATCATCCCGACGCTGGTCATGCGCCCGCGCATCTCGTCGGGCGTCAGGAGCTGGCGCAAGGTGGCGCGGATGACCGTGGAAACCGTGTCGGCCGCGCCCGAGATCGCGAGCGCGAGCAGCGACAGCGGCAGCCAGGTCGAGGCGCCGAACGCCGCGATCGCCGCGCCGTAGATGGCGAGCGTCCACAGGAACACCTCGCCATGTCGGCGCAGCTTCGGCCCGACGGCCAGGTACGCGCCGGCAAGCGCCGCGCCGGCTGGTTGTGCGCCGTACAGGAGGCCGAGGCCCTGCGCGCCCACATGCAGGACCTGGTCGGCGAAGATGGGCATCAGCAGCAGCGCGCCGCCCAGGAACATCGCCAGGAAATCCAGCACCATCGTCGAGAGGATCAGGCGGTTGCCGGCGATGAAGCGCAGGCCCTCCAGCGCCGCCCGGAGCGACACGGACCCGCCGCCCTCCGGAGCCAGGGCCGGGTTGCGAATGGCCAGCAGCATCCCGATGTAAGCGAGAAACGACACGACGTCGAAGGCATACACCGCCAGGCTGGCGCCCGCGCCCACGAGCATGCCGCCGATCGCCGGCCCGGCTACGGCCGCGGCCTGCCAGCCCATCACGTTCAGCGACAGGGCGTTGGACAGGTGCTCGCGCGGCACCAGGCGCGGCACCAGGGCGCCGGCGGCCGGGCGATCGAAGGCCAGCGCCACGGCGGCCAGGGCCGTGGCGGCGTAGATCAGCCAGGGCGCCATCGCACCCATCCACGTCGCGACCAGCAACGTCGCCGATGCGAGCGCCATCGTGCCCTGTGTGGCGATCATCAGCTTGCGCCGGTCGACCGCGTCGGCCACCACTCCGCCGCCCAGGGCGAAGACCAGGACCGGCAGGGCCTTGAACGCCCCGAGCAGGCCCAGGGCCAGAGGCGAGTGCGTCAGCAGGTAGAGTTGCCACGTGAGTGCCACCTGCTGCATGTGGGTGCCCACGTTGGAGACGATCTGCCCGGTGTAGTAGAGGCGGAAGTCCCGGGATTCCAGCGACACCAGGCGCCCCGTCATGGCCACGTTCAGTTCCCGGCCCTGGCCTCCGGCCGGGATGCCACCGGCGGCAGATCGAGGATCTGGCGCGCCTCGGCCGCGCTCGCCACCTCGCGGCCGATGTCGCGCACCATGCGCACCGCCTTCTCGACCAGATCGGCATTCGACCGGGCCATCACGCCGGGCGCCACGTAGAAGTTATCCTCGAGGCCGACGCGGATGTTGCCGCCCAGGGCGAGCGCGGCGGCCACCAGTTCCCACTGGTTGTGGCTGATGCCGATGACTTCCCACGTGCTGCGCGGCGGCAGCAGGCCGGCCATGAACGCCAACGTCTGGGCGGTCGGCGGCGCCCCGCCCAGCACTCCCAGGATCAGCGAAAACTGGATAGGCGGGGCGAGCAGGCCCATGTCCACCAGCGGTTCGTGATTGCGGATGTGCCCGGTATCGAAGCACTCCAGCTCGGGCTTGACGCCGCCTTGCCGCATCGTCTCGACGAACATGCGGATGTCCTTGAAGGGGTTGGCGAAGACGAAATCGAACACGAAGTCGCGCCGCTGCGGGCTGTACTTGGCGTAGTTCATCGAGCCCATGTTCAGCGCCCCGATCTCCGGCCGCAGATCGCGGATGTGAGCGATTCGCTCCTCGGCCGGGACGCCCACCGCGCCGGTGCTGAAGTTGAGGATGACGTCGCACTTCGCCCGCGTACGCTCCAGGATTTCCCGGTAGACCGCGACGCGATGCGATGGGCTGCCGTCATCCTCGCGGGCGTGGATGTGCACGACGCTGGCGCCCGCCTCGTACGCCCGCCGCGCCTCCTCGGCGATCTCCTCGGGCGTGTACGGGATGGCCGGGCACTGCTTGCGATCGGCGGCCACGCCGGTGAGCGCGCAGGTGATGACGACTCTGGAAGACATATGGAAGTATTGCATGGGCGCGGCCATGCGACATGATGGCCGCCCGGCGGGGTATTACAGCCTCGTGAAGCTGCTGGTCCGGGCGGTCCTCGCGATGATGCTGGCGGTGCCAAGCCCGGCCCTGGCGAGCGAGGCGCCCGGCCGCGCCCAGGAGGCGCTGCAAATGGCCCGGCAGGCGGTTAGGCAGTATTACGAGGCGCAGGCCGCCAAGGGAGACGCCGCGGCGGCGCGCTGGCTGGGCGACCATGAGCATGGGGCCGCCTCTCTCTCCTGGTATCGCAAGGCGGCCGAGCAAGGCGATGCCGAGGCGCAGGGCGAACTGGCCTGGCGCTACGATCGGGGCGAAGACGCGCCTCGCGACGAGGCCGCAGCGCTCGCCTGGGCGCGGCGGGGAGCCGCCGCGGGCGACGAGACGGCCATCGAGGTCCTGGCCGAACGCTACCGCGACGGCCGCGGCGTGCCCGCCGACCTGGGAAGGGCCCTCGACCTCTACGCCAGGCTCGAGACCGATCCGGACGAAGAAGCGATCCCCGCGCTGCGCGAAGCGGGCCTGGCCGGGGGCAAGCCGGTCGCGCCCACCTTCGCCCTGCTGCTGCAGCGCCTGCAAGCCGACGCCGCCGCCGGGGCAGCGCGCGCCAACTGGGCGCTCTACACCTTCCACCGCGAGGAGTTCGGCATTCCGGACGGCGGCGCCCTGGCCGCCCTGCCCTACCTGCGCAGAGCGGCCGAATCGAGGGATCCGCAGGCCATGACCGCCCTGGGCGGCTGGTATGCCGCCGGCGGCGCCGGTCTGGCGTCAGCGGACCCGCACGCCGCGCTCGCCTGGTTCCGCGAGGCGGCGCTCACCGGGTACTCGCCGGCGATCGGCACGCTGGTCGGCGCCTACGAGACCGGATCGCTCGCCGCTCGCGACCCGGCCAAGGCCATGGAATGGCTGCGGCGCGGCGCCATGGCCGGCGATCCCGAGGCGCAGGTGGCCCTGGCGGAGCGCCTGGGGACCGGGACCTACCCGGGCGGGCCGCCTGGCGTCTATGCCATGGACGCCGAGGAGGCGTTGCTCCTCGTCAACAAGGCGAGCCGCGCCGGCAACGCGCACGCGATGTTCCTGCAGGGGCTCTACAACCTGGATGGCACGCCATTCGCCCGCAATCCGGCTCTGGCCGCGGAGTGGCTGCAAAAGGCGGCGAATGCCGGCCACGAAGGCGCGATGGTCGCCCTGGCCGAGATGCTGGAGGCGGGCCGCGGCGTGAAGGCGGACCAGGCGAAGGCATTCGCGCTCTACCGGGACGCGGGCATGCTGCTCCGGCAGGGCCGGGCGTACCGCGACGGGCGCGGGGTGACGGCAAACGCGCACCTCGCGCTCGACTGCTTCCTGGCGGAATTCGACCGGCAGCACCCCACGGCTTCGGAAGCCATGGTCTGGCTGGGGCGCATGTTCGAGCAAGGGCGCGGCGTCGGCCAGGACGCGGCCCTGGGCCTGGCGCTCTACGAGGAGTCGCACAGCCTCGCGGGCGCCTGGCTGCGGGCCCAGTACGAGGATCGATTGCCGGGCGCGACGCTCCAGAGCCGCCTGGCGGCCTACCGGGCGGTTGCCGACGAGCTGGGCGGGCCGCCGCCCGCGCTCCCTGCCGATCCGGCCGCCGCGCTCGCCTGGTTCCGGAAGGCCGCCCAGGAGTACCTGGATCGTTTCGAGGACGGGACGCTGTAAGCGCCAACTGAATTGGGCGCGCCCGCCGTTGCGGGTCGGGTGCCGGACCCGCCACGATCGAGCGAATCGTGCGCGCCGACCGTCCGCGAATCCGCTTTCCGACCGGCTTCCTCTGGGGTGCCGCGACGGCCGCCCACCAGGTCGAGGGGGGGCTCGACAACGACTGGGCGCGCTTCGAGGCCCAGCCCGGGCGTATCCGTCACGGCCATACCTCGGCGGCCGGCGTCGACCACTTCCACCGCTACGCCGAGGACTTCGCCCTGGCCGCGGGCATGGGCCACAACGCGCACCGTCTGTCGATCGAGTGGTCGCGCATCGAACCCCGGCGCGGCCACTGGGACGCGGGCGCGGTCGC harbors:
- a CDS encoding MFS transporter yields the protein MAMTGRLVSLESRDFRLYYTGQIVSNVGTHMQQVALTWQLYLLTHSPLALGLLGAFKALPVLVFALGGGVVADAVDRRKLMIATQGTMALASATLLVATWMGAMAPWLIYAATALAAVALAFDRPAAGALVPRLVPREHLSNALSLNVMGWQAAAVAGPAIGGMLVGAGASLAVYAFDVVSFLAYIGMLLAIRNPALAPEGGGSVSLRAALEGLRFIAGNRLILSTMVLDFLAMFLGGALLLMPIFADQVLHVGAQGLGLLYGAQPAGAALAGAYLAVGPKLRRHGEVFLWTLAIYGAAIAAFGASTWLPLSLLALAISGAADTVSTVIRATLRQLLTPDEMRGRMTSVGMIFFIGGPQLGEVEAGVVAKFFGAPLSVISGGVACLLLPVLAALLLPELRRYTEEEALQRAAALAA
- a CDS encoding 3-keto-5-aminohexanoate cleavage protein, which codes for MAAPMQYFHMSSRVVITCALTGVAADRKQCPAIPYTPEEIAEEARRAYEAGASVVHIHAREDDGSPSHRVAVYREILERTRAKCDVILNFSTGAVGVPAEERIAHIRDLRPEIGALNMGSMNYAKYSPQRRDFVFDFVFANPFKDIRMFVETMRQGGVKPELECFDTGHIRNHEPLVDMGLLAPPIQFSLILGVLGGAPPTAQTLAFMAGLLPPRSTWEVIGISHNQWELVAAALALGGNIRVGLEDNFYVAPGVMARSNADLVEKAVRMVRDIGREVASAAEARQILDLPPVASRPEARAGN
- a CDS encoding sel1 repeat family protein gives rise to the protein MKLLVRAVLAMMLAVPSPALASEAPGRAQEALQMARQAVRQYYEAQAAKGDAAAARWLGDHEHGAASLSWYRKAAEQGDAEAQGELAWRYDRGEDAPRDEAAALAWARRGAAAGDETAIEVLAERYRDGRGVPADLGRALDLYARLETDPDEEAIPALREAGLAGGKPVAPTFALLLQRLQADAAAGAARANWALYTFHREEFGIPDGGALAALPYLRRAAESRDPQAMTALGGWYAAGGAGLASADPHAALAWFREAALTGYSPAIGTLVGAYETGSLAARDPAKAMEWLRRGAMAGDPEAQVALAERLGTGTYPGGPPGVYAMDAEEALLLVNKASRAGNAHAMFLQGLYNLDGTPFARNPALAAEWLQKAANAGHEGAMVALAEMLEAGRGVKADQAKAFALYRDAGMLLRQGRAYRDGRGVTANAHLALDCFLAEFDRQHPTASEAMVWLGRMFEQGRGVGQDAALGLALYEESHSLAGAWLRAQYEDRLPGATLQSRLAAYRAVADELGGPPPALPADPAAALAWFRKAAQEYLDRFEDGTL